The nucleotide sequence TGGCGGCGGCCACCAAGGCCCGCACCATGCCGCCGATGCCCGTGAACAACGATGGCTCGTGCAATACATACAAAAACGCGCGATGGCTGAGCGATGAGGAGATCTCCCTCTTCGAGCGCTGGGCAGCCGCGGGGGCGCCGCTCGGCGACGCGGCGGACGCGCCGCCGCCGCCCGTGGACGACGCGCCCAAGATGACGGGAGAGGTGGCGGCGTTCGACCTCGGCGTGGACTACACGCCTCATCCGAAGGACGACCAGCCGGACGATTACCGTTGCTTCATCGTGGATCCGGGGCTCGCCAAGGACGTGTTCATCACGGGATATGACATCCAGCCGGGCAACGCGCGGGTGGTGCACCACGTGGCGCTCTTCTCGCTGCCGAACGCGGACGTCGAGGCGGCCGCAGCGGCGCTGGACGCGGCGGAAGAGGGGCCGGGCTACACGTGTTTTGGCGCCCCAGGGGTCCCGGCTTCGGTGCTCGGGGCGTGGGCCCCCGGGACCGGCGCGACGCTGTTCCCGGCAGGGACGGGGATCCGTTATGGCGGCGGGAGGAAACTCATCGTGCAGATGCATTACAACGTGCCGGTCACGGGCGGGCCGTTCACGGATCGGTCGACGATGAAGCTCCAGATCAGCGAGGATCCCGGGCTCACGCCGGCGCGCTTCCAGCCGATCCTGACGACCGAGCTCTCACTGCCGCCGGGGGACACGCACGCGGAGGCCACGGCGGCGGTGTCGCTGTCGGCGCTGGCAGAGAAGCTCAACCTGCCTCCATTCGAGGGATTCAGGTTGTGGGGGATGCTCCCGCACATGCACCTGGCAGGGCGGACGTTGCGATCGGTGGCGACGGCGCCGGGCGGGGAGGAGCAATGCCTGATGGACGTGGATCGGTGGGATTTCCACTGGCAGGACGTGTGGTGGAACGAGACGCCCATCGATATCGGCGTGGAGAGCACGATCCAGATGCGCTGCAGTTACGATACACGCGGGCGGGTGCAGCCGACCGTGTACGGCGAGGGGACGAACGACGAGATGTGTATGGGCGTGCTTTATGTGACGATGTACTGAGAGGGTATTCCACAGGCACAGGCCTCACCCACCCCTCTGGCAGGCGCAGAGCCGGGGCGCCGCCCCGGACCCCGCGGGGGCTACGCGCCCCTCGACCCGCGCCAGGGCAAGCCCTGGACCGGGGGTTGAAAAACTGCGCTCCGCGCAGTTTTTCAACCAGGCCGGCGAACAGGCCGGGTTGCCAGCAGAACCAGCAGCGCGGCTGTCTTGGTGGGCAACGCCGCTGCCGGTCTTGTTACGCACCGGAAATACGGGTTCATCGTCCCGTCCTTCGAGCGCGCCTCTGAAGGTTGACCGCTTTCGCGAAGCTTATGGCGCTTTCGGGCTGGGGGCGTCCGGCGTGCTCTCCTTGGGGGCATTCGGCTCGTTCGGCTCCTTCGCGCCCTCGGCCTTGGGCGCGGCTTTCTTGTCGGTCCTTTCGACGCGAATGGGAATGGTGGCGATGGTCTGCCGGTCAGCGGTTCGAGCCGACAAAGTGGTCTCGATACAATCCGGACCTTCCCCGTGATCTTCCCGATGGTCCATGATCCAGAACTCCACGTTTTCGCCGTACCACTTACCCTGGTAGATGGGGATGATTTGATCGGGGGGGATGGGCGAAAATATATAATCGAAGTGAAAATACCGCTGGGGCTCCGTCTTTCCGCAGGTGTGCAGCCCATCGTAGTCCAGCGCGTACCATCCCGCTCGTCGTGAATCGATGCGGAACATGCTCTGCGTCGCGCTCAGCAGCAGGCGACCTTTGATGATGCGCCCATCATACGACTCCGGACGAAATTCGAGGACGCCCCCGCGGGGAGGCGCTTGGGGTTGCACCGCCTGGGTGGACGAGGCGCACGCCGTGGCCAAGAACAAGAACCCCAGAAACGCCGTTCGTTCGACTAGTTGTTGCATGAAACCACTCCGTTGTTTCCGGGTACGCCAAACCCATCGAGATGATGCCAACCGCAGGCGTGGGCCAATTCGTGAACCATATTCTTCGTCTGACAGTCAGCTAGCGAAGGGGTTATAGCCTTCGCAAGCGGCGAGCCCACCTACGAGCACACCGGAACAGAGCCCTCCCAAGAACAGCGCGCCCACCTTGCCAAGGGGAAAGCGTCTCACGTGCATTACACCTACACGAGGCGCAATCGGGTGTCAACGTGGGCAGCCAGCGCGGCAGCATCTCCCACGCCCCCCCTCGCCCGCCTCCTCAAACCGGCAACGAGAATCGGAAGACGCTGCCGACGCCGAGCTCGCTCTCCACCCAGATACGGCCGCCGTGCGCCTCGACGAGCTGCTTCGTGATGAACAGCCCGAGCCCGAGCCCCTCATGAGAGCGCGCGCCCGCCGCCCGCCAGAAGCGCTCGAAGACGTGTGGCAAATCCACCCGCGAGATGCCTGTCCCGCGGTCGGCCACGCTCACGATGATCACGTCCCCGCAGAGCTCCGCGCCCACGGTGATTGGCGAACCGGCGGGCGCGTATTTGAGCGCATTCGAGATCAGGTTCGACAGGATCCGCTCGAGCCGCGCCGGATCCGCGGAGATGGCAGGTAGGCCTTCGGGGACGTGCACGGCCACGCGAGGCGCGTCTTCACCTGCGATGCGGTCGACGAGCTCGGTCACGAACGCGGCCATGGACAGCTCGCGCTTGTCGAGCCGGACCTCCCCCGCTTCGAGCCTCACCGACTCGAGCAATTCGTCGAGCATCGTCGCCATCCCCCGGCCGCTCGAGACGATCGCCTCGGCGCAACGCCGCGCCTCCTCGTGCCCGGGCTCGCCCGCGGAGATGCGCAGGAGACGCTGGGCGCGTAACACGATCACGCTGAGCGGCGCCCGGAGATCGTGCGTGATGACCCGCAACATGTCCTCCCGGTACTCCTCCGCGCGCTTGCGCTCGGTGATGTCTCGAATCAGGAGGGCGAGCTCATTTGGCTGCAGCGGCACGACCCTCGCCTCGTACCACCGGGCTTCGCCGCCCCCGGACTCGCGGTATTCGATTGTGACGAGGGATCGGAGCTTCTTCACCTCGTCGATGCTGGCCTGCAAATGGCTCCGGGTCTGCGGCCCGAACGCGTCCTCGAGCCGCCTGCCGATGAGACGATCGATGGCCACGTCCCGTCTCCGACCCGACCTCGCGTCGAGGATCGTGCCCCCGGCGTCGAGCCGGAAGTACAGGTCGGGCAGGGCCTTGAAGATCGCCGAGAGCTCCGAGAGCCTCCGGATGACGTGCTCCTCGGCGTGCTTGCGTCGCGTCACGTCCTGCATCGCCAGGAGGGCCCTCGTGATCTTCGCAGAGGGGTCGCGCAGCGGCACCGCGTGCATCTCGACGACCCGGAACGTCCCGTCGGGCTGCTGGATCAGGATCTCCTCGCCCCGCACGCGCGCGCCGCGCCGGAGCGCGCGCGCCGCCGGCAGCTCGGCCGGCGGACAGAGAGAGCCGTCGGGCCGGTGGAGCCACGGAGCGCGGTCGCTGAAACACGAGCCGAGGATGGGTCGACCGTAAAACTCCAGGGCCCGGGTGTTCGTGTAGGTGATGCGCCCGTCCTCGCCCTCGATGATGACGATACCCGCCGGCGTCGTGTCGAGCACGGCGGCGAGCTCTCGCCGCGCGGCCTCGGCAGCCTCGAGCGCGCTCGCGAGCTCTTCGATCCGGTCGGCATGGGCGACGGCGACGGCCGTCCGATCCGCCAGCGCCGAGAGCAGGTATGTCGCGTCGTCCTCGGAGCACGCGTGGGCAGGCTGCCGCTCGGCGCGACGAGCGACGGCGAGGACACCACGAATCACTTGCCGGTCGAGAATGGGGACGGCGAGCAGCCAATCCCCCGGCCGGAAGCCGCCCACCTCCCGCAGCGCGTCCATGATGTGCTCGTCCAGGGGGGCGCGAAAGAGCCGCGCCCACTCCGGGTCGACGCCCACCGACGCAGCGATGGTCGCCTCTCCCGCGTCGCTCGGGACCAGCACGAGCGCGGCGTCCGCGTCGACGAGCGAGGCGGCTTTCTCGGCCGCCAGGGTGACGATCTCGTGGTGACCCTGCGCGGCCGAGACGGCGTTGCCGGCGGCGATGAGCTCACGGAGGGCTCTCTCGTCGACCATGGCGCGCGCTCACCTCACGA is from Polyangium spumosum and encodes:
- a CDS encoding ATP-binding protein — translated: MVDERALRELIAAGNAVSAAQGHHEIVTLAAEKAASLVDADAALVLVPSDAGEATIAASVGVDPEWARLFRAPLDEHIMDALREVGGFRPGDWLLAVPILDRQVIRGVLAVARRAERQPAHACSEDDATYLLSALADRTAVAVAHADRIEELASALEAAEAARRELAAVLDTTPAGIVIIEGEDGRITYTNTRALEFYGRPILGSCFSDRAPWLHRPDGSLCPPAELPAARALRRGARVRGEEILIQQPDGTFRVVEMHAVPLRDPSAKITRALLAMQDVTRRKHAEEHVIRRLSELSAIFKALPDLYFRLDAGGTILDARSGRRRDVAIDRLIGRRLEDAFGPQTRSHLQASIDEVKKLRSLVTIEYRESGGGEARWYEARVVPLQPNELALLIRDITERKRAEEYREDMLRVITHDLRAPLSVIVLRAQRLLRISAGEPGHEEARRCAEAIVSSGRGMATMLDELLESVRLEAGEVRLDKRELSMAAFVTELVDRIAGEDAPRVAVHVPEGLPAISADPARLERILSNLISNALKYAPAGSPITVGAELCGDVIIVSVADRGTGISRVDLPHVFERFWRAAGARSHEGLGLGLFITKQLVEAHGGRIWVESELGVGSVFRFSLPV